A genome region from Streptomyces sp. S4.7 includes the following:
- a CDS encoding bifunctional glycosyltransferase family 2/GtrA family protein, which yields MRTDTDTPWGSLPAREHLPAEAPDARAPTGVPVLDVTIPVHNEEQDLESCVRRLHDHLARTFPYRFRITVADNASTDRTPAVAARLAASIPEVTAYRLEEKGRGRALHTVWSRSDSPVLAYMDVDLSTDLNALLPLVAPLISGHSDLAIGSRLARSSRVVRGPKREFISRAYNLILKSSLSARFSDAQCGFKAIRREVAERLLPMVEDTGWFFDTEMLVLAERAGLRIHEVPVDWVDDPDSRVRIVSTAVEDLKGVWRIGRALALGALPLDRLARPFGDDPRDREIGGVPGGLARQLVGFCVVGALSTLFYLLLYSLFRTASGAQAANAAALLVSAIANTAANRRLTFGVRGRERAVRHQAQGLVVFGIGLALTSGSLAALGAATGNPSHGTELAVLVCANLAATVLRFLLFRAWVFPDRRGGDDQPTIRMEPNTQERSAR from the coding sequence ATGCGAACCGACACCGACACCCCGTGGGGCAGCCTCCCGGCCAGGGAGCATCTCCCAGCCGAAGCGCCGGACGCGAGAGCCCCCACCGGCGTCCCCGTGCTCGACGTGACCATCCCCGTCCACAACGAGGAGCAGGACCTGGAGTCGTGCGTGCGGCGACTTCACGACCACCTCGCCCGCACCTTCCCGTACCGCTTCCGCATCACCGTCGCGGACAACGCCAGCACCGACCGCACCCCCGCCGTGGCGGCCCGACTCGCGGCGTCGATCCCCGAGGTCACCGCGTACCGGCTGGAGGAGAAGGGGCGCGGGCGCGCGCTGCACACCGTCTGGTCGCGCTCCGACTCCCCCGTCCTCGCCTACATGGACGTCGATCTGTCCACCGATCTCAACGCGCTGCTGCCGCTCGTCGCGCCGCTCATCTCGGGCCACTCGGACCTGGCGATCGGCTCGCGCCTCGCGCGCTCGTCGCGCGTCGTGCGCGGCCCCAAACGGGAGTTCATCTCGCGCGCCTACAACCTGATCCTCAAGTCGTCGCTCTCGGCGCGCTTCAGCGACGCGCAGTGCGGCTTCAAGGCGATACGGCGCGAGGTCGCCGAGCGGCTGCTGCCGATGGTCGAGGACACCGGGTGGTTCTTCGACACCGAGATGCTGGTGCTCGCCGAACGGGCCGGGCTGCGGATCCACGAGGTGCCGGTGGACTGGGTCGACGACCCGGACAGCCGCGTGCGCATCGTCAGTACGGCGGTCGAGGACCTCAAGGGCGTCTGGCGGATCGGGCGCGCGCTCGCGCTCGGCGCGCTGCCGCTCGACCGGCTCGCCCGGCCCTTCGGTGACGACCCCAGGGACCGTGAGATCGGCGGTGTGCCCGGCGGACTCGCGCGCCAACTGGTCGGCTTCTGTGTCGTCGGCGCGCTGTCGACCCTCTTCTATCTGCTGCTCTACTCCCTTTTCCGTACGGCCTCCGGGGCTCAAGCGGCCAACGCTGCCGCGCTGCTGGTGTCGGCGATAGCGAACACCGCGGCGAACCGCCGGCTGACTTTCGGCGTACGGGGCCGGGAACGCGCAGTACGCCACCAGGCCCAGGGCCTCGTCGTCTTCGGTATCGGGCTCGCGCTGACCAGCGGCTCGCTGGCCGCGCTCGGCGCCGCTACCGGGAATCCCTCCCACGGCACGGAGTTGGCCGTACTGGTCTGCGCCAATCTCGCGGCGACGGTGCTGCGCTTCCTCCTCTTCCGGGCATGGGTCTTCCCCGACCGGCGCGGCGGCGACGACCAGCCCACGATCCGCATGGAACCGAACACCCAGGAACGGAGCGCCCGATGA
- a CDS encoding NAD(P)H-binding protein → MIMVTGANGQLASLTLQELAERKVPALGGSRTPANGQRRLDFDDPATLDLSGVSTLVLVSAGYAEDDLVIARHGAVLDAAVRGGVAHVVYTSLTGEGDHLGFALAHRATERMIKTSGLGWTILRNGLYAELFGALLAWTAEGLESAFGDGAVSAAARTDLAAAAAIVASNPSVHSGRTYDLLGEPITATDVAGKLGVAHRTIGLADYRAILLCDDGMLPFQPPMLASIASSVRHGFLSNTCPDLVQLLDRPLTDPLTVAMDTAATMRPTAR, encoded by the coding sequence ATGATCATGGTGACCGGAGCGAACGGACAGCTCGCCTCTCTCACGCTTCAGGAGCTGGCAGAGCGAAAGGTGCCCGCCCTGGGTGGCAGCCGCACGCCAGCCAACGGGCAGCGTCGACTCGACTTCGACGACCCTGCAACCCTCGACCTCAGCGGGGTCTCGACGCTGGTTCTGGTGTCGGCAGGGTATGCCGAGGACGACCTGGTCATCGCCCGCCACGGTGCCGTTCTCGACGCTGCCGTACGCGGCGGTGTAGCTCATGTCGTTTACACCAGCCTGACCGGCGAAGGTGACCACCTCGGCTTCGCCCTCGCTCACCGGGCGACCGAGCGGATGATCAAGACCAGTGGACTCGGCTGGACGATCCTGCGCAACGGGCTCTACGCCGAACTGTTCGGTGCGCTCCTGGCTTGGACGGCCGAAGGACTGGAATCAGCTTTTGGCGACGGGGCTGTCTCCGCGGCAGCGCGGACCGACCTGGCCGCCGCCGCAGCCATCGTGGCCAGCAACCCGTCTGTCCACTCCGGCAGGACCTACGACCTGTTGGGCGAACCGATCACCGCCACCGACGTCGCTGGCAAGCTGGGCGTCGCGCATCGAACGATCGGGCTCGCCGACTACCGTGCCATCCTCCTCTGTGATGACGGCATGCTTCCGTTCCAGCCGCCGATGCTCGCCTCGATCGCGTCCAGCGTCCGGCACGGCTTCCTCAGCAACACCTGCCCCGACCTCGTCCAGCTACTGGACCGGCCGCTCACCGACCCGCTCACCGTCGCCATGGACACCGCCGCCACGATGCGCCCCACCGCACGATGA
- a CDS encoding isochorismatase family protein: MGELAAVQALVVVDVQRAFFGGEGAVPGAPAVREAVEGMLGRARECGVLVVHLQNDGAAGADDEAGTAGWELALPVVEGDREVVVRKRHDDGFAGTSLGGLLVAAGVKGIALCGVMSEMCVSATARTALARGYRVVLPHDAHSTYGVPAADGISEAIPAATVSRVAEWALGDEAEIVARAVDVRFEAGGR, encoded by the coding sequence ATGGGTGAGCTGGCGGCCGTGCAGGCCTTGGTTGTTGTCGATGTGCAGCGTGCCTTCTTCGGCGGGGAGGGGGCCGTGCCCGGCGCGCCGGCCGTGCGGGAAGCCGTTGAAGGGATGCTCGGGCGGGCGCGGGAGTGTGGTGTGCTCGTCGTGCATCTGCAGAACGACGGGGCCGCCGGCGCCGATGACGAGGCCGGGACCGCGGGGTGGGAGCTCGCCCTGCCCGTCGTGGAGGGGGACCGCGAGGTCGTCGTGCGGAAGCGGCACGACGACGGGTTCGCGGGGACCTCGCTCGGCGGGCTGCTCGTGGCCGCCGGGGTGAAGGGGATCGCCCTGTGCGGGGTGATGTCCGAGATGTGCGTGTCGGCCACCGCGCGGACCGCGCTGGCGCGTGGCTACCGGGTCGTGCTGCCGCACGACGCCCACTCGACGTACGGCGTCCCGGCCGCCGACGGCATCAGCGAGGCCATCCCGGCCGCGACCGTGTCGCGGGTGGCGGAGTGGGCGCTCGGGGACGAGGCCGAGATCGTCGCGCGCGCCGTCGACGTGCGCTTCGAGGCGGGCGGGCGGTGA
- a CDS encoding dihydrofolate reductase family protein, protein MQKLTVDVFISVDGWAGGETSPGYFGYFGPDLEQWITAESALPQLVVLGRRTYEALAGLPEEARDAGWRRMGELNTVVFSKTLKTASWPNTRICRDDLVGEIGRLKVESDVPLRTMGSLSVVRQLLDAGLVDRLRLMTFPLLVGPSGREPFFADVLSADLELVEHRSLDGRVLLVEYRPTGRDIPRA, encoded by the coding sequence GTGCAGAAACTGACTGTCGATGTGTTCATCTCGGTCGACGGGTGGGCCGGCGGGGAGACGTCGCCCGGGTATTTCGGGTACTTCGGTCCCGACCTGGAGCAGTGGATCACCGCTGAGTCGGCCCTGCCGCAACTGGTCGTTCTCGGGCGGCGCACCTACGAGGCGCTCGCGGGGCTGCCCGAGGAAGCGCGGGACGCGGGCTGGCGGCGGATGGGTGAGCTGAACACCGTCGTGTTCTCGAAGACGCTGAAGACCGCCTCGTGGCCGAACACGCGTATCTGCCGTGACGACCTCGTCGGGGAGATCGGGCGGCTCAAGGTCGAGAGCGACGTTCCGCTCCGCACCATGGGAAGTCTCTCCGTGGTGCGACAACTCCTCGACGCGGGTCTCGTCGACCGGCTGCGGCTGATGACGTTCCCGCTGCTCGTCGGGCCGTCGGGCCGCGAACCGTTCTTCGCGGATGTGCTGTCGGCCGACCTGGAGCTGGTCGAACACCGTTCCCTGGACGGCCGGGTGCTGCTGGTCGAGTACCGGCCGACCGGCCGCGACATCCCGCGGGCCTGA
- a CDS encoding response regulator transcription factor, whose amino-acid sequence MTVTSPRGRTEMIKPDGSPVRVLVVDDEASLAELMTMTLRYEGWEVRSVGDGAGAVRSAREFRPDAVVLDVMLPDMDGIALLGRLREELPQVPVLFLTAKDAVEDRIAGLTAGGDDYVTKPFSLEEVVARLRGLIRRSGTAAVRSESMLVVGDLTLDEDSHDVSRAGQSIHLTATEFELLRFLMRNPRRVLSKAQILDRVWSYDFGGQANVVELYISYLRRKIDAGRPPMIHTRRGAGYLIKPGEAGE is encoded by the coding sequence ATGACCGTCACCTCGCCCAGGGGGCGCACCGAGATGATCAAGCCGGACGGGAGCCCCGTCCGGGTCCTCGTCGTGGACGACGAGGCCTCGCTCGCCGAGCTCATGACCATGACCCTGCGCTACGAGGGGTGGGAAGTGCGCAGCGTTGGTGACGGGGCCGGCGCCGTGCGTTCGGCGCGGGAGTTCCGGCCCGACGCGGTGGTGCTGGACGTGATGCTGCCCGACATGGACGGCATCGCCCTCCTCGGGCGGCTCCGCGAGGAGCTGCCGCAGGTGCCGGTCCTCTTCCTCACCGCCAAGGACGCCGTGGAGGACCGGATCGCCGGGCTCACCGCGGGCGGTGACGACTACGTCACCAAGCCCTTCAGCCTGGAGGAGGTCGTGGCGCGCCTGCGCGGGTTGATACGACGTTCCGGCACCGCCGCCGTTCGCAGCGAATCGATGCTGGTGGTCGGCGACCTGACCCTCGACGAGGACAGCCACGACGTCAGCCGGGCGGGGCAGTCCATCCATCTCACGGCGACCGAGTTCGAGCTGCTGCGCTTCCTGATGCGCAACCCGCGGCGTGTGCTGAGCAAGGCCCAGATCCTGGACCGCGTGTGGTCGTACGACTTCGGCGGCCAGGCGAACGTGGTGGAGCTCTACATCTCGTACCTGCGACGGAAGATCGACGCGGGCCGGCCACCGATGATCCACACCCGGCGCGGGGCGGGGTACCTGATCAAGCCGGGGGAGGCGGGAGAGTAG
- a CDS encoding DUF2797 domain-containing protein: protein MGWRCGGLRWSPGGAELVWRDGGRERRSVLGYGRDLGFRAVGQRRCAGVRGQVCPLGAVVGGRSTGGQCPDCARLDRSRSVAADTVADDPQPYLVYLAWFGPGMVKVGITAEARGSARLLEQGAVVFTRLGRGPLMAARRTEELLRTALGVPDRVPYAAKRAVRATLPTAPAERASEVGELYARAVALAGWPESLERADYRPVDHMGVFGLTGTPPVTGVIGELVDGGRVGGRLVAAAGPDLHLECDDGAVLVLDTRLVKGWELAAAGDTGGVSVPVREVAGSDRSVQDGLF, encoded by the coding sequence ATGGGGTGGCGGTGCGGTGGGCTGCGGTGGAGCCCCGGCGGGGCCGAGTTGGTGTGGCGCGACGGCGGGCGGGAGCGGCGCAGCGTGCTCGGGTACGGGCGTGACCTCGGGTTCCGGGCCGTCGGGCAGCGGCGCTGTGCCGGGGTGCGGGGGCAGGTCTGTCCCCTCGGCGCCGTCGTGGGCGGGCGGAGCACCGGCGGGCAGTGCCCGGACTGCGCGCGGCTCGACCGGTCGCGGTCGGTGGCGGCCGACACCGTCGCCGACGATCCGCAGCCGTACCTGGTCTATCTGGCGTGGTTCGGGCCCGGCATGGTCAAGGTCGGGATCACCGCCGAGGCACGCGGGTCGGCGCGGCTGCTCGAACAGGGCGCCGTGGTGTTCACCCGGCTCGGGCGCGGGCCGCTGATGGCGGCGCGGCGCACGGAGGAGTTGCTGCGTACGGCGCTGGGCGTGCCGGACCGCGTCCCGTACGCCGCGAAGCGTGCCGTACGCGCCACACTGCCGACCGCGCCCGCCGAACGGGCCTCGGAGGTGGGCGAGTTGTACGCGCGGGCCGTCGCGCTCGCCGGGTGGCCCGAGTCGTTGGAGCGCGCCGACTACCGACCGGTCGACCACATGGGCGTGTTCGGACTGACCGGGACCCCGCCCGTGACGGGTGTGATCGGCGAGCTGGTCGACGGAGGGCGCGTGGGCGGGCGGCTCGTGGCAGCCGCCGGGCCCGACCTGCACCTGGAGTGCGACGACGGCGCGGTGCTCGTGCTCGACACAAGGCTGGTCAAGGGGTGGGAACTTGCCGCGGCGGGGGACACCGGGGGCGTGAGTGTGCCCGTACGCGAAGTGGCCGGCTCCGACCGCTCCGTACAGGACGGGCTGTTCTGA
- a CDS encoding HAMP domain-containing sensor histidine kinase, with amino-acid sequence MAVWDRVRGRGARTARKQAPKRWSLRTRLVVSAVSLIAVVAAVIGAVTTIAFRSYQYDQLDAQVHAIAQRAAGPYERADRLPDDVPPPRLSEVREPLRTIAGGGAPIGTVGVELTGTGPSDVGRGMISAQTGGDDTGQQVTGHALTDSETTALATVPRDGDAHSVSLADLGDYRVEYVEGVNGSFLVGVPLSDVQDTLATLIVVEICVTVAGLVAAGITGGVLVGVALRPLRRVATTATLVSELPLHSGEVAPLTRLPETEADPRTEVGQVGAALNRMLGHVGSALTARQESETRVRRFVADASHELRTPLASIRGYAELTRRGREEIGPDTRHALGRIEAEAERMTGLVDDLLLLARLDAGRPLAYGTTDLTPLVVDAVADARAAGQDHRWRLELPDEPAHVRGDGPRLQQVLVNLLANARTHTPPGTTVTARVRTVTTTIPGAADGRDRCVLVDIEDDGPGIPATLLPHVFERFARGDASRSRAAATAADSTGLGLAIVHAVVTAHGGDVRVRSEPGRTTFTVRLPADTTAGDATLTPVLTHLDSQPHHRLTTPL; translated from the coding sequence GTGGCGGTGTGGGACCGGGTACGCGGACGGGGCGCACGTACCGCCCGGAAACAGGCCCCGAAGCGCTGGTCGCTCCGCACCCGCCTCGTCGTGTCCGCGGTCTCGCTGATCGCGGTCGTCGCGGCGGTCATCGGCGCGGTGACGACGATCGCGTTCCGTTCGTACCAGTACGACCAGCTCGACGCCCAGGTCCACGCGATCGCCCAGCGGGCCGCCGGGCCGTACGAGCGGGCCGACCGGCTGCCGGACGACGTCCCGCCGCCGCGCCTGTCGGAGGTGCGGGAGCCGCTCAGGACCATCGCCGGCGGTGGCGCCCCGATCGGCACGGTCGGCGTCGAGCTGACCGGCACCGGTCCGAGCGACGTCGGCCGGGGCATGATCAGTGCCCAGACGGGCGGTGACGATACCGGCCAGCAGGTCACCGGGCACGCGCTCACCGACTCCGAGACCACCGCCCTGGCGACGGTCCCGCGCGACGGCGACGCGCACAGCGTGAGCCTCGCTGACCTCGGTGACTACCGCGTCGAGTACGTGGAAGGCGTCAACGGCTCCTTCCTCGTCGGAGTCCCGCTCAGTGACGTCCAGGACACCCTCGCCACCCTGATCGTGGTCGAGATCTGCGTCACCGTCGCCGGTCTCGTAGCCGCCGGGATCACGGGCGGGGTGCTCGTCGGGGTGGCCCTGCGGCCGTTGCGGCGCGTTGCCACGACCGCCACCCTGGTCTCCGAACTCCCCCTGCACAGCGGCGAAGTGGCGCCGCTGACGCGGCTGCCGGAGACCGAGGCCGATCCGCGCACCGAGGTCGGCCAGGTCGGCGCCGCGCTCAACCGGATGCTGGGGCACGTCGGTTCGGCGCTCACCGCGCGGCAGGAGAGCGAGACGCGGGTACGGCGCTTCGTCGCCGACGCGAGCCACGAGTTGCGGACACCGCTCGCCTCCATCCGTGGCTACGCCGAACTCACCCGGCGCGGCCGGGAGGAGATCGGCCCCGACACCCGGCACGCGCTCGGCCGGATCGAGGCCGAGGCGGAGCGGATGACCGGGCTGGTGGACGATCTGCTGCTGCTGGCACGGCTCGACGCAGGACGGCCGCTCGCGTACGGGACGACGGACCTCACCCCGCTCGTCGTGGACGCGGTCGCCGACGCGCGGGCCGCCGGGCAGGACCACCGCTGGCGGCTGGAGCTGCCGGACGAGCCCGCGCACGTACGCGGCGACGGCCCCCGGCTCCAACAGGTGCTGGTCAACCTGCTGGCGAACGCCCGGACGCACACCCCGCCGGGGACGACCGTCACGGCGCGCGTGCGAACCGTCACCACCACCATTCCCGGCGCCGCCGACGGCCGGGACCGGTGCGTCCTCGTGGACATCGAGGACGACGGGCCCGGCATCCCGGCCACCCTCCTCCCGCACGTCTTCGAACGCTTCGCGCGCGGCGACGCGTCCCGTTCACGTGCCGCCGCCACGGCGGCCGACTCCACCGGCCTCGGCCTCGCCATCGTGCACGCCGTCGTCACCGCGCACGGCGGTGACGTCCGTGTACGGAGCGAGCCCGGCCGCACCACCTTCACCGTGCGCCTCCCGGCCGACACCACCGCCGGCGACGCCACCCTCACCCCCGTCCTCACCCACCTGGACTCACAGCCGCACCACAGGCTCACCACACCGCTGTGA
- a CDS encoding amidohydrolase family protein, whose translation MDDQAAAEIEAVREFRDRLSLPGLIDIHTHFMPDRVLRKVWAYFDSAGPLTGMEWPITYRHEEDQRVALLRAFGVRAYTSMLYPHKPGMADWLNGWAAGFAARTPDCLQTATLFPEEGVETYVREAVESGARIFKSHLQVGGYDPNDERLDRSWGLLADAGVPVVMHCGSGPQPGRFTGPEPVGRLLARHPRLRLVVAHMGMPEYTDFLDLADRYDGVLLDTTMVFTDFSEGFAPFPAGAEARARLADLGDRILLGSDFPNIPYPYLHQLEVLDGLGLGDDWTRAVCYGNGVRLFGLEPADVP comes from the coding sequence ATGGATGATCAAGCAGCCGCGGAGATCGAGGCCGTGAGGGAGTTCCGGGACCGGCTCTCGCTGCCCGGACTCATCGACATACACACGCACTTCATGCCCGACCGCGTCCTGCGGAAGGTGTGGGCGTACTTCGACAGCGCCGGTCCTCTCACCGGCATGGAGTGGCCCATCACCTACCGGCACGAGGAGGACCAACGCGTGGCGCTGCTGCGGGCGTTCGGCGTCCGCGCGTACACCTCGATGCTCTACCCGCACAAGCCCGGCATGGCGGACTGGCTCAACGGCTGGGCCGCCGGTTTCGCCGCGCGGACGCCCGACTGCCTCCAGACCGCGACCCTCTTCCCGGAGGAGGGCGTGGAGACGTACGTACGCGAGGCCGTCGAGTCCGGCGCCCGGATCTTCAAGTCGCATCTCCAGGTGGGTGGTTACGACCCCAACGACGAACGCCTCGACCGGAGCTGGGGGTTGCTCGCCGACGCCGGCGTGCCGGTGGTGATGCACTGCGGATCGGGCCCGCAGCCCGGCAGGTTCACCGGACCTGAGCCCGTCGGCCGGCTCCTCGCGCGCCATCCGCGACTGCGGCTGGTCGTCGCGCACATGGGGATGCCGGAGTACACGGACTTCCTGGACCTCGCGGACCGGTACGACGGGGTCCTGCTCGACACGACGATGGTGTTCACCGACTTCAGCGAGGGCTTCGCGCCGTTCCCGGCCGGGGCGGAGGCCAGGGCCCGGCTCGCGGATCTGGGCGACCGGATCCTGCTCGGTTCGGACTTCCCCAACATCCCCTACCCGTACCTGCATCAGTTGGAGGTCCTCGACGGGCTCGGACTCGGCGACGACTGGACACGCGCGGTCTGTTACGGGAACGGGGTCCGCCTCTTCGGGCTGGAGCCGGCAGACGTTCCCTAG
- a CDS encoding glycosyltransferase family 39 protein — protein sequence MTQALTTGAPAAGSTRPASSLLARLRRGRPEDAPWVRPALLGLLLVALVLNLWSLGDSGYGNSFYSAAVQAGSESWKAFFFGSSDAGNSITVDKPPAALWPMALSVRLFGLGSWQILVPEALMGVGTIAVLYAAVRRRFSASAGLVAAGVLALTPVAALMFRFNNPDTLLGLLMTVTVYCVLRALEGARTRWLVWAGVAMGFAFLTKTLQAFLILPPLVLVYAACAPTTVRRRIGQLAAAGFALVVSAGWWVAIVELWPAASRPYIGGSQTNSFLELTFGYNGLGRINGNEPGSVGGGGGGPRTGETGLGRMFSDSLGGQISWLLPAALFLLVVGLVLTRRARRTDLARASFLVWGGALLMTAGVFSFMAGIFHEYYTVALAPYIAAVVGMGVALLWEERAKALASAALGVTVAGTAVWAFVLLGRTPDYLPWLRWAVLIGAVVAAVALTVVGRIGREGRLRTLAPRLAVGAAVLALAASLAAPLAYTLTTVNTPHTGSLVTAGPAAARGGAGGGPGGGGGGPAGGAGGGDDGARGQRPGAGQAPPQGGGAAQGGGAAQGGGRQLAREGGAGRVGGGGGMSGLLEGREVNSEVVAALRKDAGDYTWAAATVGSQNAGTSQLATGEAVMAIGGFNGSDPSPTLDRFKEYVADGEIHYFFGDSGFGGGGGGGRGRGDQEGTASSISSWVESTFKEVTVGDTTLYDLTATK from the coding sequence ATGACCCAGGCCCTCACCACCGGCGCACCGGCCGCCGGATCCACCCGCCCCGCCTCCTCCCTGCTCGCGCGCCTGCGACGCGGCAGGCCCGAGGACGCGCCCTGGGTACGCCCCGCGCTTCTCGGCCTCCTCCTCGTGGCGCTGGTCCTCAACCTCTGGAGTCTCGGCGACTCCGGATACGGCAACTCCTTCTACTCCGCTGCCGTCCAAGCGGGCAGCGAGAGTTGGAAGGCGTTCTTCTTCGGCTCGTCCGACGCGGGGAACTCCATCACCGTCGACAAGCCCCCGGCCGCTCTGTGGCCGATGGCCCTGTCCGTAAGGCTCTTCGGGCTCGGCTCGTGGCAGATCCTGGTGCCCGAGGCGCTGATGGGTGTCGGCACCATCGCCGTGCTGTACGCGGCCGTACGGCGCCGCTTCAGCGCCTCGGCGGGGCTCGTCGCGGCCGGTGTGCTGGCGCTGACGCCCGTCGCCGCCCTGATGTTCCGCTTCAACAACCCCGACACGCTCCTCGGGCTGCTGATGACGGTCACCGTCTACTGCGTGCTGCGGGCCCTGGAAGGGGCACGGACGCGCTGGCTGGTGTGGGCGGGGGTCGCGATGGGTTTCGCGTTCCTGACGAAGACACTCCAGGCGTTCCTGATCCTGCCGCCGCTCGTGCTCGTGTACGCGGCGTGCGCGCCCACGACCGTACGCCGCAGGATCGGCCAACTGGCCGCCGCCGGATTCGCGTTGGTGGTCAGCGCCGGTTGGTGGGTGGCGATCGTCGAGCTGTGGCCCGCCGCGTCCCGCCCCTACATCGGGGGCTCACAGACCAACTCGTTCCTCGAACTCACCTTCGGCTACAACGGACTTGGCCGTATCAACGGCAACGAGCCCGGCAGCGTCGGGGGCGGGGGAGGCGGTCCGCGCACCGGTGAGACCGGGCTCGGCCGGATGTTCAGCGACAGCCTCGGCGGTCAGATCTCCTGGCTGCTGCCCGCCGCACTGTTCCTGCTGGTCGTCGGTCTCGTGCTGACCCGGCGGGCCCGGCGCACGGACCTCGCCCGCGCCTCGTTCCTGGTCTGGGGCGGTGCGCTGCTGATGACGGCGGGGGTCTTCAGCTTCATGGCGGGGATCTTCCACGAGTACTACACGGTGGCGCTCGCGCCGTACATCGCCGCGGTGGTCGGCATGGGCGTGGCGCTGCTGTGGGAGGAACGCGCCAAGGCGCTCGCGTCGGCCGCGCTGGGTGTGACGGTGGCGGGGACGGCGGTCTGGGCGTTCGTACTGCTCGGCCGGACGCCGGACTACCTCCCGTGGCTGCGCTGGGCCGTCCTGATCGGCGCAGTGGTCGCCGCGGTCGCGCTGACGGTCGTGGGCCGGATCGGGCGTGAGGGGCGGCTGCGCACCCTGGCACCCCGGCTCGCGGTGGGCGCCGCCGTGCTGGCGCTCGCCGCGTCGCTGGCGGCCCCGCTCGCGTACACGCTGACCACGGTCAACACCCCGCACACGGGCTCGCTCGTGACGGCGGGGCCGGCGGCGGCGCGTGGCGGTGCCGGTGGCGGTCCTGGCGGCGGTGGCGGTGGTCCCGCGGGCGGCGCCGGTGGGGGCGACGACGGCGCCCGCGGCCAGCGGCCCGGCGCCGGCCAGGCTCCTCCCCAGGGCGGCGGGGCTGCCCAGGGCGGCGGGGCTGCCCAGGGCGGCGGCCGGCAGTTGGCGCGCGAAGGCGGAGCCGGCAGGGTCGGTGGCGGTGGTGGTATGTCCGGTCTGCTCGAAGGCCGGGAGGTCAACTCCGAGGTGGTCGCGGCGCTGAGGAAGGACGCCGGTGACTACACCTGGGCCGCCGCGACGGTCGGCTCCCAGAACGCCGGGACCAGCCAACTCGCGACCGGGGAAGCGGTGATGGCGATCGGCGGCTTCAACGGCAGCGATCCGTCCCCGACGCTCGACCGGTTCAAGGAGTACGTCGCCGACGGCGAGATCCACTACTTCTTCGGAGACAGCGGGTTCGGCGGCGGAGGTGGGGGCGGCCGAGGCAGGGGTGATCAGGAGGGTACGGCTTCGTCCATCTCCAGCTGGGTGGAGTCCACGTTCAAGGAGGTCACCGTGGGCGACACGACCCTCTACGACCTGACCGCCACGAAGTAG
- a CDS encoding TetR/AcrR family transcriptional regulator — MESAADKANQPRRTSVWLEGKPAARGRKSERSDHPTGLDRDRIISVSVRLLDAEGPAKFSMRRLAAELGVTAMSLYWYVDTKDDLLELALDSVFMEIAVAEHEAHDTAGAHCDWRDDLRVLAGRYRALLVRHPWVSALVGKFLNIGPHSMEFSAAVLRVMRRTGLPAHGQAGALASVFQFVYGFGTIEGHFVQRCAEAGMTQDQYYRDAMGRMSEQREYRGRFEQTEEMMEARGGDTVEEMRERDFTFALELLIAGIEAMRARG; from the coding sequence ATGGAGTCGGCAGCCGACAAGGCCAACCAGCCCCGGCGGACGAGCGTCTGGCTGGAAGGCAAGCCCGCCGCCCGCGGTCGCAAGAGCGAGCGCTCCGACCACCCCACCGGTCTCGACCGGGACCGGATCATCTCGGTCTCGGTACGGCTGCTCGACGCGGAGGGGCCTGCGAAGTTCTCCATGCGGCGGCTGGCGGCCGAGCTGGGCGTGACGGCGATGTCCCTGTACTGGTACGTGGACACGAAGGACGACCTCCTCGAACTCGCCCTGGACTCCGTCTTCATGGAGATCGCAGTCGCGGAGCACGAGGCGCACGACACGGCGGGCGCCCACTGCGACTGGCGCGACGACCTGCGCGTCCTGGCCGGCAGGTACCGCGCCCTGCTGGTCCGCCACCCCTGGGTCTCCGCGCTCGTCGGCAAGTTCCTCAACATCGGCCCCCACTCGATGGAGTTCTCCGCCGCCGTGCTGCGGGTCATGCGCCGTACGGGACTGCCGGCGCACGGCCAGGCGGGCGCGCTCGCCTCCGTCTTCCAGTTCGTGTACGGCTTCGGCACGATCGAGGGCCACTTCGTCCAGCGGTGCGCCGAGGCGGGGATGACGCAGGACCAGTACTACCGGGACGCCATGGGACGGATGAGCGAACAGCGGGAGTACCGGGGCCGGTTCGAGCAGACCGAGGAGATGATGGAGGCCCGCGGCGGCGACACGGTCGAGGAGATGCGCGAACGGGACTTCACGTTCGCGCTCGAACTCCTCATCGCTGGCATCGAGGCGATGCGGGCGCGCGGCTAG